In Macaca fascicularis isolate 582-1 chromosome 12, T2T-MFA8v1.1, the genomic stretch GGATTCCAGGAAAGAAGCTGGTGTTAtttatctacttttaaaatgtaactttttcCCCTCTGATTCCAAGAACGtggcaaaaaatttgaaaaacaaatcacAGTATAGAGAAGAAAGTAAGTTAATTTGTAAAGCACTGTTTACCACCATTGAGATAACTGCTGttcagatttttattaaaatgttatatgtaAGTTTACTTGAACTTAACAGAAGGATAAGAAATCAAACTTtagataaatatttcttcaaaatggtatatatttgttttaaacgGGTCTtctaaaattaaagaattaagaGACATATTAAGAGGCTGGATTTATTGCAGTAGTTCTCAATCTGTGGTGATTTtgtcccccaggggacattttgGAAATGTCTAAAGACATCTGTGGTAGCCACAACTCAGAGGGTATGTGGTACTCGTGGggagaggccaggaatgctgctagGCACCCGGCAACGCACACGACTGTCGGCCACAACATACAATTATCCACTCCGAGTATTAACAGTGCCACAGTTGAGGAATCCCAGATTGTTATTGCATAGTATTGTGGTTTTAAAATAGTACACGCTTTTCAAGGGCCTATGTTTGTTTCCAGTTCATAGGACATAGTTGTTTTCTCAGGGATCCATGGAGTAAGCGGTTCAGAGCATGGCCTCCAGCCAGGTGTTTggagtttgaatcctgactctgctACTTAATGATAAAGTGACCTTGAGCAacttctttgggcctcagtttcctcatctgcaaaattgtggttatatatatatgtgtgtatatatatgtgtatgtgtatatattatatgtgtgtgtatatatgtgtattatatatgtgtgtgtatatatatgtgtgtgtgtacatgtgtgtgtgtgtgtgtatatacatatatagatatattttttgagatggagtcccccaggctggaatgcagtggcgcaatctcatctcactgcaagctccgcctcctgcgttcacaccattctcctgcctcagcctccgagtagctgggactacaggcgcccgccaccatgcccggctaatttttttgtatttttagtagagatggggtttcaccatgttagccaggatggtctcgatctcctgacctcgtgatccacccatctcagcctcctaaaaaaTTGTGGTAATATTAAACCTACCCCAAACAGCTGTAGTGAGGATTGAATGGTTTATGGTCAATCCTCACTACAGCTCTGGTTTATGGTCAGCTCTATGGAAACATGTGCAATTATTATTGTTAATGTCTTAAACTGGAAACAAATTAAGCCTACTAGGGaatttaatagagaaaaatagacatgtatgtaaagtattttttaaaaggaacctttaagaaaaaaaacaaaactcacttATAGGAAAATGATATGGCTGGGGCACTTATAAATCTCAGGAGTATTTGCATGAATTCAGAGGCCCAGCAAGGTTTCCCTGCCTTCTGGAACTATCTGGTCAATGTCAGGTGACTTACTGTTTCAGAAAACATGTCTTTTTGTAcctttagattttaaaagtttgaatagGTAATACATTATAATAGTTCAAAACTCAAACAATAGAACATGATACACATTAAGCAGTCTGACCCCCTCTGCTATTCCCCTGACCCTCCTATAGTAATcactttatgtttatttatttagagacagagtctcactctgtcacctaggctggagtgcagtgggtacagtcatggctcaatgcagcttcgacttcccaggttcaagcaattctcccacctcagcctccgagtagctgggatcacaggtgcacactgccatgcccagctaattttttttttttcttgtagagacagggttttgccatgttgccaaggctgatctcaaacttctgagctcaagtgatcctcctgccttggcctcccaaagtgctgggattataggggtgagccacgatgcctggtcCAGTAATCACTTTAACTAGTTTCTTATGTATCCATCcagtatttttctataaaagcaaatacaaatactatatattcttattttagacCCCCTTTCTTAGACAAAAGATATACTTTTTCACATAACAATTTATCTTGGATATCTTTCTGTATTAGTATACAAGGAATTTCTTCATCCCTTTTTAAGGtgacatattatttcattatgtggATGTCCTATGCTTTGTTTATAAATTTGCTTGtactttttgtaaatattaacaaatcaTCCTCCAAGTAGGGATGTGTTATTCTGGAGTCCTACCAGCAGTATATTTTCCTTCCAGGAAAATAGGCGTATTCACTGCAGTTTACAGACGATCAACTGTTCAAAATTAAGACATACTGTCAAGTGTTCCTGGGAGGTAGAAATGGGAAACAGGTCTAAATGCATGTTGGGGGTTTGTCAAGACTGTCCTCCCAGTAATTGGCAGAATCAGCCATCGGTTCAGGGTGATGTCCAGGTAAATGGGTGATATATTGAAGGCAATTATGTTGGATTGGTCCTAGGAGCATCCAGGTTTTAACACCAATACTAAGACCCAGTAAAGTTGGAGTTTTTCTGGACTATGGGTTGGGTGAGGTTTCCTTCTGTAATTTGAATGATAGATTTCATCTCTTTAATTGGTAATGTCTCTTTTATAGAAGCCCTTTGGCCTAATTTCTATACTGGAACCGATTCTGATCCTCTTAAACTCTCTTCAGTAACAGATTAGGAAAGACGAAGTGCCCAGGAAACCactatgtttcattttctttcgGTTTGTAAGTGTAACTTACCTAGGAAATTTAATCTCAGGATTTGTgggttatttaaaatttttatccccTGAAACATGTTTCTTTTCCCTCTCATTTTCAGCAACTATAAGAATATCATAGCAATGTCAAATTCATAGAGGCTATGGATATCAATTGTCAAGTGCTTTAGAAAttctaagataaaatatttgagagTTATAGTCCATAACAtggccagtaattttttttacttctttttttttttttttttgtcatgttaGATTTCAAAGACAAAATCATATGGAAGCTCAGGAAACTCATGGGAAATAAATATCATACCACATGGCTTACTTACTTCATATTTGGACCCTGACTTTCTTATCCAGCCTATTGTTTTTCCTGTTGTTCCTCATCAGGCTACTCTTTTCTTGTTGATTACACAAAGCATTCATCATTTCATTGACAACAAGCTACAGTAGATTTAAATGCAAAAAAGGAGCTAGAGGCTTTCTATCACACCTCACTTAAGGGCTCAGTTTCCCTAAAATGTTGGCCCCCAACATACACCTTGACATACCTCAGTTTGCCATATATCCCATTTTTCCAAACCATTCCTCCAAGGACCTGGATGCCCCTAGTTCCACCAGACACTCATTGCTCTAATATTCTAATATTCTAGTTACTTGtgtgcccattttttttttaattgctcttCCTCTGGAACAACAGGTCATCCTGGTGCCTACCTCATAcacaatgtacttttttttttttttttttgtccagccCATTTGCTCTGGTGTAGCCATCAGACCCTTCCTCACCCCATCTCCTCTCCTGGAAGCACCTGCCCAACTTGGCCCAGTTATTCAGTTTTGATTGAATCCCACAGGTGCTTTACAAGGCCAAGTACGGTCCAATGTGGATGTCCTACTTAGGGCCTCAGATGCATGTGAACCTGGCCAGTGCCCCGCTCTTGGAGCAAGTGATGCGGCAAGAGGGCAAGTACCCAGTACGGAACGACATGGAGCTATGGAAGGAGCACCGGGACCTGCACGACCTGACCTATGGGCCGTTCACCACGTGAGCTGGGGACTGAAGGGACTGGAACGGGGCTATAGAGGGTCGGGTGAAAGATAGTGGGCACAGGGCAGGCAGGTGGATAACCAGCAGAATAGGACCCCCCTGCATCCTCTGAACCTGATAGTCTAGAGAGCAGTTGTTGGGAGGTGCTGAAGCCCAGGGACCATTCATTGACTCTCCACTaataaatattaggttggtgcaaaagtcattgctgTTTTCACAGTTAAAAATTATGGCAAAaaccacacctgtaatcccagcactttgggaggttgaggcaggcagatcacttgaggtcaggagttcaagatcagcttggccaacatggcgaaaccctgtctactaaaaacacaaaaattagccgggtgcggtggtgggcatctgggaggctgaggcagaagtattatttgaacccaggaggtggaggttgcagtgagcctatatcatgccactgcactccagcctgggcaacagagtgagacaccatctcaaaaaaaaaaaatctttttaacttGACATCTGCCACTGAGGGCAAGATTTAGGTTGCAGGTTTTCATTGGGCCAGGCCACCTATGACATGACAGCTCAGATTTAGAATCGGAGCTAAACATTATGTAGAGCCCTTtgtaatctatttacattttttttttactctaaagCCAGTTTCCTGAACAGATGATATCATATGCATGCATTTAAAAGCTCTTTTGTGAATCTTTGAGTCAGATGATTGGGGGAAAAACGCTATTCTGCTAACTCATGATAAGTTTGGGGatctaaaatttttgttttaacatgtatatttgtaaaatatcattttatgaaCCATTGTTTCCCCCAGGTGATATTTTAACAACCACATTTAAGTTCTGTATATCTGATTCCTACTGTTGAGAGTTTTACTTTTGGAACAACTTGAAGTCCCAACAAATGGGTCTattctggttttcatttctttttcagcaacACTTTTAGTTTATCTTTTTGCAGTTTTCCCCTAACATAATAAAGGCAGCTCCTGGGGTGGGGTGTTGAAagtcattaaagaaataataattttttaaaacaaaaaatatgtattaaaaaaataaacttgactgggtgcagtgactcacgcctgtaatcccagcactttgggaggccaaggcgggcagatcacgaggtcaggagatcgagaccatcctggctaacacagtgaaaccctgtctttactaaaaaaatatatatataaatttagccgggtgtggtggcacgcacctgtagtcccagctactcaggaggctgaggcaggagaatcacttgaacccaggaggtggaggttgcagtgagctgagtggatgacagagcaagactctgtctcaaaaaacaaaacaaaataaaacaaacaaaaacaactttattggttttaaaaatccaaaagtaATACTTGCCGTGgaaatttcaataataaaatatgaagtcTCTTGCCCTTCCATTCCTATCGATCCTCCTTAGCCACCAGTGCTGACAGTTTGCTGTGTATTCTCCCCTCTTTATTCAGGAGCATGCAAATATACATGTGGATAGGTAGGATTTTGTCTCCTTTTAAAATTGGACCATATTGTACTTGTTGCTCTACAGCTAGCCTTTAAGAAAATGGACTCATACCCAGCTTGCTTAGGAAAGGAAATAGGTTTGAGGAACAGCTGGGAGTGGGGGCAGTCTCTGGACATTAAGCTTGCTTTTGGGAAGTATGTTTCCACCCACGTGAGCACCCTTACCTAACCAGGGAGGGGTCCTGACCATCTACCGCATGACTGAGGCAAGAGCCTAGAGCTTTAGCCTCGTGGGCCTTCCTGTCCTTCTGACCCACTGAGCCAAGCACAGCATGAAGGCTCAGAGCCTGAGGAGTCCAGGAACCCTAACCTGGTCCTCCTTtattcctcagcctcctcagctcCCCCTTATTTGACATGTGGAATATTCCAGAACTGTATAATTCCAAGATAATCAGTCAATAATCACTAAGCattcaccatgtgccaggcactgagctaagcACTCGAATGATGTGAATAAGCCTCCTCAGATAGgcactctattttatttatttatttatttatttatttatttatttatttatttattttttgagatggagtttcgctcttgttgcccaggctggagtgcaatgacgcgatctcggctcactgcaacctccgcctcccaggttcaagcgattctcctgcctcggcctccctagtagctgggattacagacgcccgccaccacgcccggctaattttgtacttttagtaaagacagggtttctccatgttggtcaggctggtctcgaactcccgacctcaggtgatctgcccacctcagcctcccaaagtgctgggattacaggcataagcgaCTGCACCCGGGTTAGGCactcttattatccccattttatagaaaggGAAATGAGGCACACAGGAGTTATCTACCTAGGGTCCCTGTGCCAGGAATGGTCAGACCTGGGATTTGGCCCTGGACAGTCTGGTTCTAGATGCCCACCATACCCACTCCACTCTACTGTAGCGAGATTCTGGTTTGGGGATTCTAAGATTCTGTCACTTGAGATTTTGGTGATTCTATAATTCTAAATTCTAGGAGTATGGGATTTCCTTTGACTCTGGGTGGCGGGGGGTGGACTTTAGGGTGAGAAGATCTCCCTTAATTGAACCCCTATAGAGGCTTATGTTTGTGCTGTTCCTCTGCGTCCCTGCAGGGAAGGACACCACTGGTACCAGCTGCGCCAGGCTCTGAACCAGCGGTTGCTGAAGCCAGCGGAGGCAGCGCTCTATACGGATGCTTTCAATGAGGTGATTGATGATTTTATGATTCGACTGGACCAGCTGCGGGCAGAGAGTGCTTCGGGGAACCAGGTGTCGGACACGGCTCAACTCTTCTACTACTTTGCCTTGGAAGGTACCCTTGCTGGGAGAGGCGCTAGGGAAGGGAATGGGTCAGGGGGAGGTTGTGCTCCTGCTCCTCAAGGGCTGCTGGATTCCATATGTCCTGGTTCTGCCTCCTGTGATGGCCTCTGTGCACTACTCAGCTATTTGCTACATCCTGTTCGAGAAACGCATTGGCTGCCTGCAGCGATCCATCCCCGAGGACACCGTGACCTTTGTCAGATCCATCGGGTTAATGTTCCAGAACTCACTCTATGCCACCTTCCTCCCCAAGTGGACCCGCCCCGTGCTGCCTTTCTGGAAGCGATACCTGGATGGTTGGAATGCCATCTTTTCCTTCGGTGAGGACTCCCAGATGGGGCCCAGGGAAGAGAGATGGGGGTGACTCCAGGTCTGTGCGTCAGCAGTCTCTCCCAGGCCTTTTCCCTCATGCTACCAGTTGTTGGAGTGGCTCTTGGTCCTTGGAGATCATGACTTTTGGCTttgtcctctcctcttctctgttGCTGTCACAGGGAAGAAGCTGATTGATGAGAAACTCGAGGATATGGAGGCCCAACTGCAGGCAGAGGGGCCAGATGGTGTCCAGGTGTCTGGCTACCTGCACTTCTTGCTGGCCAGTGGACAGCTCAGTCCTCGGGAGGCCATGGGCAGCCTGCCTGAACTGCTCATGGCTGGAGTGGACACGGTGAGTGAAGGGGGAAAGTGAGACCAGGGGCCCCTGGCTCCCATCCTGAACCATTTCCTCATTATCCTTCACCTGATCCCGGCCTTCATCCCTCCAAGGACCTGCTTCTTTTTCTGTACCATGGATACAGCACTAGAAGGAAAATAGAGGGCTCGTTCAGCttagctgaggtgggtggacagGGGATGGTCCTTTTTTAAGATGGATTCCATCACCTGGGGTCTTCTCACTCTGACAGCTGGGAAGTTCATCTCACATCTATCCAACTGTCTTGCTGCGATTTGAATGGAGAATTGAAAGAGCTCATTCAcaaacactttctttctttttcttttttttgggacagagtctcactctgttgcccaggcttgagtgcagtggcttgatctcagctgactgcaacctctgcctcctgggctcaagcaattctcctgcgtcagcctcccaagtagctgggattacaggcatgcacgatcatgcccagctcatttttttcttttttttttaaattttagtagagacaggatttcacctggtcaggctggtctcgaactcctgaccttaagtgatctgctcgccttggcttctcaaagtgctaggattacaggcataaaccaccatgtccggccagtACCTTCTTTCTTTATAGTTCATATTTCCAATGCTTTTGTCCTGttgggtttctctgtgttgccatCCCCTCCTCCAGTGAAGGTTCGATTCTCTATCATATTGGCCCTCATCCCACTGTGAATTCATGTTTAGCATGGAGGCTGCCATGAACCTTCATGTTTTTTCCTGCTAGGCTTGTGGCAAATTCATTTCTCCCATATTTTGCACACACCCACTCATACACCCTCCCATTACTGGCCTCTTTCCTAGAAATCGCCCTCACCTCATCTCCCACTCTCTCTCCTAGACATCCAACACGCTGACATGGGCCCTGTACCACCTCTCAAAGGACCCTGAGATCCAGGAGGCCTTGCACGAGGAAGTGGTGGGTGTGGTGCCAGCCGGGCAGGTGCCCCAGCACAAAGACTTTGCCCACTTGCCGCTGCTCAAAGCTGTGCTTAAGGAGACTCTGCGGTAGGACAGGATGCTGTTCTGGGGGGCACAGGATCTATGTGTGGGGAGGAATCAGAGGAGGAAATCGGAAGTGAAGACAGGTGGGCTGGGGCTAGTGACAAGGATGAGATGGGAGAGGTAGGGGAGAAGGAGTGGGGCACTTTTTACCCCCATGAATCCAGAGCAGACCCTAGATATTCTTTTCCCTGCAGCCTCTACCCTGTGGTCCCCACAAATTCCCGGATCATAGAAAAGGAAATTGAAGTTGATGGCTTCCTCTTCCCCAAGAATGTGAGTGGGGCTAGACAGCCTGATTGCCCAGGAGTGCCCCATGCCCCCGAAGAGATGCATTCATGCTGCCCAATCTTCTTTCATAGACCCAGTTTGTGTTCTGCCACTACGTGGTGTCCCGGGACCCCACCACCTTCTCTGAACCTGAGAGCTTCCAGCCCCACCGCTGGCTGAGGAACAGCCAGCCTGCTACCCCCAGGATCCAACACCCATTTGGCTCTGTGCCCTTTGGCTATGGGGTCCGGGCCTGCCTGGGCCGCAGGATTGCAGAGCTGGAGATGCAGCTACTCCTGGCAAGGGTGAGCTGGGAGAGACTAGAAGGGTGTGTGGGCAGGGAAGGGTAGAGGAGTcctgggaggagaggaagggaggcacAGGGTAGGAGTGTGCAGAGTGGGGAGTGGATGGCAAACACAGTCCACCCAACCACATGTGCTCTTTGCCCCCAGCTGATCCAGAAGTACAAGGTGGTCCTGGCCCCAGAGACGGGGGAGTTGAAGAGTGTGGCCCGCATTGTCCTGGTTCCCAATAAGAAAGTGGGCCTGCAGTTCCTGCAG encodes the following:
- the CYP27A1 gene encoding sterol 26-hydroxylase, mitochondrial — its product is MAVLGCARLRWVLRGAGRGLCPHGARAKATIPTALPSDKATEAPGAGAGPGIRRRQRSLKEIPRLGQLRFFFQLFVQGYALQLHQLQVLYKAKYGPMWMSYLGPQMHVNLASAPLLEQVMRQEGKYPVRNDMELWKEHRDLHDLTYGPFTTEGHHWYQLRQALNQRLLKPAEAALYTDAFNEVIDDFMIRLDQLRAESASGNQVSDTAQLFYYFALEAICYILFEKRIGCLQRSIPEDTVTFVRSIGLMFQNSLYATFLPKWTRPVLPFWKRYLDGWNAIFSFGKKLIDEKLEDMEAQLQAEGPDGVQVSGYLHFLLASGQLSPREAMGSLPELLMAGVDTTSNTLTWALYHLSKDPEIQEALHEEVVGVVPAGQVPQHKDFAHLPLLKAVLKETLRLYPVVPTNSRIIEKEIEVDGFLFPKNTQFVFCHYVVSRDPTTFSEPESFQPHRWLRNSQPATPRIQHPFGSVPFGYGVRACLGRRIAELEMQLLLARLIQKYKVVLAPETGELKSVARIVLVPNKKVGLQFLQRQC